Proteins encoded within one genomic window of Oncorhynchus nerka isolate Pitt River linkage group LG17, Oner_Uvic_2.0, whole genome shotgun sequence:
- the neil1 gene encoding endonuclease 8-like 1 isoform X1 encodes MPEGPELHLASLFVNRMCGGVVFTGPVQKSEVSKNPEVSFSCPAYTIIATSRGKEVRLTLTPQKSDSAQGRCRRGKTGQVNQVQTMDIVFRFGMSGFFRFTTEAELPKHSHLRFYTNEKPCRVLSFVDTRRFGTWQPNGTWQLNRGPCIMFEYLSYRENVLSHLSDRAFDRPICEVLLNQKYFNGIGNYLRAEILFRLNIPPFVKARTVLEGLQTHLSDEDRKSVVKVEDTEVKEEVTNTEVKEEVTDREVKEEVTNTEVKEEVTNTEVKEEVTNTEVKEEVTNTEVTDREISDRAAVKEDESETPDLLRLCHTVPLEVIKLGGKGYDPENMDYTDFKSWLQCYYVEGMKSVRDHNGRTMWFKGDPGPMAPKDAKTKMKVKKEDDHDYKGGKKVKKAHSESTTKPKYIQETVQEKEVPQRRTGRRK; translated from the exons atgcctGAGGGTCCAGAGTTACACTTGGCCAGTCTGTTTGTCAACAGGATGTGTGGGGGAGTGGTCTTCACCGGCCCAGTACAAAAATCAGAGGTCAGTAAGAACCCTGAGGTCTCCTTCTCCTGTCCAGCCTACACCATCATCGCCACCTCCAGAGGCAAGGAGGTCCGCCTCACTCTAACCCCCCAGAAGAGTGACTCTGCCCAGGGGAGATGCAGGCG GGGGAAGACAGGTCAGGTCAACCAGGTCCAGACCATGGACATTGTCTTCCGTTTCGGAATGTCTGGATTCTTCCGTTTCACCACGGAGGCGGAGCTTCCTAAACATTCCCACCTGCGGTTCTACACCAATGAGAAGCCCTGTAGGGTTCTGAGCTTTGTGGACACACGCCGCTTTGGCACCTGGCAACCCAACGGGACCTGGCAACTCAACCGAGGGCCCTGTATCATGTTTGAGTACCTGAGCTACAG GGAGAACGTCCTTTCCCACCTGTCCGACAGAGCGTTCGACCGGCCCATCTGTGAGGTTCTGTTGAACCAGAAGTACTTTAACGGCATTGGCAACTACCTGAGAGCTGAGATCCTCTTTAG ATTAAACATCCCTCCCTTTGTGAAGGCTCGGACGGTTCTGGAAGGACTTCAAACACATCTGTCTGACGAGGACCGGAAGTCCGTTGTTAAAGTGGAGGACACCGAGGTCAAAGAGGAGGTCACCAACACCGAGGTCAAAGAGGAGGTCACCGACAGAGAAGTCAAAGAGGAGGTCACCAACACCGAAGTCAAAGAGGAGGTCACCAACACCGAGGTCAAAGAGGAGGTCACCAACACCGAGGTCAAAGAGGAGGTCACCAACACCGAGGTCACCGACAGAGAA ATCTCAGACAGAGCTGCTGTGAAGGAGGATGAGAGTGAGACTCCAGACCTGCTCCGTCTCTGTCACACAGTACCTCTGGAGGTCATCAAGTTAG GTGGTAAAGGTTACGACCCAGAGAACATGGACTACACTGACTTTAAATCGTGGCTCCAGTGTTACTATGTGGAGGGGATGAAGTCTGTAAGAGATCACAACGGCAGAACTATGTGGTTcaag GGAGATCCAGGTCCCATGGCTCCTAAAG ATGCCAAAACAAAGATGAAGGTGAAGAAAGAGGATGACCATGATTATAAAGGGGGAAAAAAG GTAAAGAAGGCCCACTCTGAGAGCACGACGAAGCCAAAATACATACAGGAAACGGTGCAGGAAAAGGAAGTTCCTCAGAGACGGACAGGAAGGAGGAAGTAA
- the neil1 gene encoding endonuclease 8-like 1 isoform X2, which translates to MPEGPELHLASLFVNRMCGGVVFTGPVQKSEVSKNPEVSFSCPAYTIIATSRGKEVRLTLTPQKSDSAQGRCRRGKTGQVNQVQTMDIVFRFGMSGFFRFTTEAELPKHSHLRFYTNEKPCRVLSFVDTRRFGTWQPNGTWQLNRGPCIMFEYLSYRENVLSHLSDRAFDRPICEVLLNQKYFNGIGNYLRAEILFRLNIPPFVKARTVLEGLQTHLSDEDRKSVVKVEDTEVKEEVTNTEVKEEVTDREISDRAAVKEDESETPDLLRLCHTVPLEVIKLGGKGYDPENMDYTDFKSWLQCYYVEGMKSVRDHNGRTMWFKGDPGPMAPKDAKTKMKVKKEDDHDYKGGKKVKKAHSESTTKPKYIQETVQEKEVPQRRTGRRK; encoded by the exons atgcctGAGGGTCCAGAGTTACACTTGGCCAGTCTGTTTGTCAACAGGATGTGTGGGGGAGTGGTCTTCACCGGCCCAGTACAAAAATCAGAGGTCAGTAAGAACCCTGAGGTCTCCTTCTCCTGTCCAGCCTACACCATCATCGCCACCTCCAGAGGCAAGGAGGTCCGCCTCACTCTAACCCCCCAGAAGAGTGACTCTGCCCAGGGGAGATGCAGGCG GGGGAAGACAGGTCAGGTCAACCAGGTCCAGACCATGGACATTGTCTTCCGTTTCGGAATGTCTGGATTCTTCCGTTTCACCACGGAGGCGGAGCTTCCTAAACATTCCCACCTGCGGTTCTACACCAATGAGAAGCCCTGTAGGGTTCTGAGCTTTGTGGACACACGCCGCTTTGGCACCTGGCAACCCAACGGGACCTGGCAACTCAACCGAGGGCCCTGTATCATGTTTGAGTACCTGAGCTACAG GGAGAACGTCCTTTCCCACCTGTCCGACAGAGCGTTCGACCGGCCCATCTGTGAGGTTCTGTTGAACCAGAAGTACTTTAACGGCATTGGCAACTACCTGAGAGCTGAGATCCTCTTTAG ATTAAACATCCCTCCCTTTGTGAAGGCTCGGACGGTTCTGGAAGGACTTCAAACACATCTGTCTGACGAGGACCGGAAGTCCGTTGTTAAAGTGGAGGACACCGAGGTCAAAGAGGAGGTCACCAACACCGAGGTCAAAGAGGAGGTCACCGACAGAGAA ATCTCAGACAGAGCTGCTGTGAAGGAGGATGAGAGTGAGACTCCAGACCTGCTCCGTCTCTGTCACACAGTACCTCTGGAGGTCATCAAGTTAG GTGGTAAAGGTTACGACCCAGAGAACATGGACTACACTGACTTTAAATCGTGGCTCCAGTGTTACTATGTGGAGGGGATGAAGTCTGTAAGAGATCACAACGGCAGAACTATGTGGTTcaag GGAGATCCAGGTCCCATGGCTCCTAAAG ATGCCAAAACAAAGATGAAGGTGAAGAAAGAGGATGACCATGATTATAAAGGGGGAAAAAAG GTAAAGAAGGCCCACTCTGAGAGCACGACGAAGCCAAAATACATACAGGAAACGGTGCAGGAAAAGGAAGTTCCTCAGAGACGGACAGGAAGGAGGAAGTAA